The Chryseobacterium indicum genome includes a window with the following:
- the tssD gene encoding type VI secretion system tube protein TssD — translation MAANSRGILKFNGGEGQKLLKLNYSVSRSTDVSGRVASDPSNALIKVTVEATEKSDILESLLNGKYKPTTGEITFNKSHEEGTLITLGWENGYVIQHEVDFDAVDENSMLISFVISAETIDYGNSKYEGLWPGAK, via the coding sequence ATGGCAGCAAATTCAAGAGGAATTTTAAAATTCAACGGCGGCGAAGGACAAAAATTATTAAAGCTGAACTACAGCGTTTCAAGATCTACAGACGTTTCCGGAAGAGTAGCATCAGATCCTTCCAATGCACTGATTAAAGTTACTGTGGAAGCTACAGAAAAATCCGACATCCTAGAAAGCTTACTTAACGGGAAATACAAACCAACGACAGGCGAAATTACATTCAACAAATCCCACGAAGAAGGAACCTTAATTACTCTGGGTTGGGAAAACGGATATGTAATCCAGCATGAAGTGGATTTCGATGCAGTGGATGAAAACAGTATGCTCATCAGCTTTGTCATCAGCGCAGAAACCATCGACTACGGAAATTCCAAATACGAAGGTTTATGGCCGGGAGCTAAGTAA
- a CDS encoding T6SS phospholipase effector Tle1-like catalytic domain-containing protein, translating to MSIEYFVEGKAVTRFDGDSRTFAKEGISHNSAATVEQKGNGTGVSYNKAETINPDDKPVNTIDISLNLFFDGTQNNKTNTRLGGDFKEASSDKDDSYNNEFTNVARGYDTIDPNAQNQVSWYIEGIGTEDRKSDSILKGVAQGTGDTGVVAKVAKGCKKGAEAIVNKLKNNTKPIGVLTVNVYGFSRGAAAARHFIHVANSPGIISYALGKETLQVFPPEFINNETVTIKDKDGSKSQFIMRHGYFGACLLAQDLEVKEIKFRFAGLYDTVASYGLNHRGGFGIDDDTKQLGLDTIGGGKVNFVLQLASDDEYRDNFDLTNIDSTGLYGLEFTLPGVHSDIGGSYGEGDEISVLYCDSYDPYNNVNTHKECEAFKKIVVDEGWYHDEQLEIKYFRQKDVNYDRWWNKISMYYGLVGTRKLSNKYDQIPLNQMFHYSKQHKVIYLEDLINENHKITDSFLTGIYSQLSSYMNACNELRNKYVEDFNAGKKPSAAKYKQDIKAISYLGHIKEEDLKKLRNKYLHWSVKANQIGLDARPNDNAPKKRGALAAQYRKRNIQNG from the coding sequence ATGAGCATTGAATATTTTGTAGAAGGGAAAGCGGTCACCCGTTTTGATGGAGATTCCAGAACTTTTGCCAAAGAAGGCATCAGTCATAACAGTGCGGCAACCGTAGAGCAGAAAGGCAACGGAACAGGAGTAAGTTATAACAAAGCAGAAACCATTAATCCTGATGATAAACCCGTTAATACCATCGATATAAGCCTGAATCTTTTTTTTGACGGCACCCAGAATAACAAAACCAATACCCGGCTTGGCGGAGATTTTAAAGAAGCAAGCAGCGATAAAGATGACAGTTACAACAACGAGTTTACAAACGTTGCCCGCGGTTACGACACCATCGATCCGAATGCGCAGAATCAGGTTTCATGGTATATTGAGGGAATCGGAACAGAGGACAGAAAAAGCGACAGCATTTTAAAGGGCGTTGCACAGGGAACCGGAGATACAGGAGTGGTGGCAAAAGTGGCAAAAGGTTGTAAAAAAGGAGCCGAAGCCATCGTAAATAAACTTAAAAACAATACAAAACCTATCGGAGTTCTTACCGTAAATGTGTATGGATTCAGTAGAGGAGCTGCGGCGGCGAGACATTTTATCCATGTGGCAAATTCTCCGGGAATAATTTCTTATGCTTTAGGAAAAGAGACGTTACAGGTTTTTCCTCCGGAATTCATCAATAATGAAACGGTGACAATTAAAGATAAAGACGGCTCTAAGTCTCAGTTCATCATGAGGCACGGATATTTCGGAGCCTGCCTTCTCGCGCAGGATCTTGAGGTGAAAGAGATAAAATTCCGTTTCGCAGGATTGTATGATACGGTTGCTTCTTACGGACTCAACCACAGAGGAGGTTTCGGGATTGATGATGATACCAAACAGCTTGGTTTAGACACTATTGGAGGCGGAAAAGTAAATTTTGTTCTTCAGCTTGCTTCGGATGACGAATACAGAGATAATTTTGATTTAACGAATATCGACAGCACAGGTTTATATGGACTCGAATTTACCCTTCCCGGAGTTCATTCCGATATTGGCGGATCTTACGGAGAAGGAGATGAAATTTCTGTTTTATATTGTGATTCTTATGATCCGTATAATAATGTGAATACTCATAAAGAATGCGAAGCGTTTAAAAAAATTGTGGTGGACGAAGGATGGTATCATGATGAGCAGTTGGAAATTAAATATTTCAGGCAGAAAGATGTGAACTATGACCGATGGTGGAATAAAATCTCCATGTACTACGGTTTGGTGGGAACACGGAAGCTATCCAACAAATACGATCAGATTCCGCTGAACCAGATGTTTCATTATTCTAAACAGCATAAGGTGATATATCTTGAAGATCTCATCAATGAAAATCATAAAATAACAGATTCTTTTCTAACCGGAATTTACAGCCAGCTTTCATCCTATATGAACGCGTGTAACGAGCTCAGAAATAAATATGTGGAAGATTTTAACGCAGGGAAAAAACCTTCAGCTGCCAAATATAAGCAGGATATCAAAGCAATTTCGTATCTGGGACACATCAAAGAAGAAGATCTTAAAAAATTAAGAAACAAATACCTTCACTGGTCGGTAAAAGCCAACCAGATTGGCTTAGATGCGAGACCTAATGATAACGCTCCGAAAAAAAGAGGCGCATTGGCTGCACAATACCGCAAAAGAAACATACAGAATGGATAG
- a CDS encoding DUF2931 family protein, whose translation MKEEQLPEFNVEISSPSNNLIVTPVEDKIITLEGIPASLPYGSSSGTWGNSGKGWTEQHGTPIGIDVTYFSRYEDTFYHLKADFPVEKIKDYMQRAYAQREASFYDKPLEEYKNLGRNEKYSSAENPYNSFTTLVFGFAPKGMVVVWLRFRAVQIELGKFQAEVVTDDQQLEQKFFSKLSVTREEMKKNRFVEITPKEWEDYRKKYSWKPKITSENPAFKLFESNISYYNAEEEVILHSWIDKIPSRERAVPKELNFIWETAKGEQYVGRAYFNWERLNSEFEKSGKDFHLDFKVAKDNSSFDISINNQPVKADSIRIFKTDREFHDSYQ comes from the coding sequence ATGAAAGAAGAACAATTGCCGGAATTTAACGTAGAAATAAGCAGTCCCAGTAATAATCTGATTGTAACACCTGTTGAAGATAAAATTATCACTCTGGAAGGTATTCCTGCAAGTCTGCCTTATGGAAGCTCTTCGGGAACGTGGGGAAATTCCGGGAAAGGCTGGACAGAACAGCATGGAACGCCCATCGGAATAGATGTTACTTACTTTTCCAGATATGAAGATACTTTTTATCATCTGAAGGCAGACTTTCCGGTGGAAAAAATCAAAGATTACATGCAGCGTGCGTATGCGCAGCGCGAAGCTTCTTTTTACGATAAACCTCTGGAAGAATATAAAAATCTGGGAAGGAATGAAAAATACAGCAGCGCAGAAAATCCGTACAACAGTTTTACAACGCTTGTTTTTGGTTTTGCTCCAAAAGGAATGGTTGTAGTATGGCTGAGATTCCGGGCTGTTCAGATTGAGCTGGGAAAATTTCAGGCCGAAGTTGTAACAGATGATCAACAGCTTGAGCAGAAGTTTTTTTCCAAACTTTCGGTAACGCGTGAAGAAATGAAAAAGAACAGATTTGTAGAGATTACACCGAAAGAATGGGAAGACTATCGTAAAAAGTACAGTTGGAAACCGAAGATCACTTCAGAAAATCCCGCTTTTAAATTATTCGAATCCAATATCAGTTATTACAATGCGGAAGAAGAAGTTATTCTCCATTCGTGGATCGACAAAATTCCTTCAAGAGAAAGAGCGGTTCCGAAGGAATTGAATTTTATCTGGGAAACTGCGAAAGGCGAGCAATATGTTGGAAGAGCTTATTTCAATTGGGAAAGGCTCAATAGTGAGTTTGAAAAATCCGGAAAAGACTTTCATCTGGATTTTAAAGTGGCAAAAGATAACAGCAGTTTTGATATTTCTATCAATAACCAGCCTGTGAAAGCAGACAGCATAAGAATATTTAAGACAGACAGGGAATTCCACGATTCCTACCAATAA
- a CDS encoding type VI secretion system Vgr family protein encodes MKTESQNILQNPSFRPSQNADGISQNHHAGINRLVKLSLVIEGKVIKYYKHFQLTQSTKRHHRFSVTLAHDALGDRQTHTLEEANKFLGKRLTAVISYKDIESSPERTFVGVITGVGFSQEKMSLGNIVLTGYSPTILLDGAPHIQSFGGSSPVNMGIIANEVIKQGIDSSRFDVRVDTNDYSQIIYSSQYDETHYNYLARMAEAYGEQFYYDGEVLHFGKLPPQNKPIKLTYGSSANDIKVELKAVHTKPQFYGYNSSKHEKLTSGETPVHHVGDLAKTAYSHNEKIYKTPALQVAPIKASTHLDVEYSQKSAAGSEAVSVFSFSGNTTVPFLHPGCVVDVQMRKLDSNESDYFTRIMVTEVTHEIDTIGHYKGSFEGIASDTGFLPKPEFKIPKAEPQIATVISNTDPEGQGRVQVRFDWQTNDTTHFIRMMSPDAGGTDQVNQNRGYVAIPEVGDQVMVNFVHSHPDRPFVMGGMFHGGIGLGGGVDNRVKSIQTRSGHRIIFTEDESIVITDKSGNKIHLDTTGSNITITAPETMTFNCRNMNINVGENMSTNVGMNKSDTIMANYTESVGSMKYLSTGADFMTNVVGKMSHYVKGDMEVYGEKEHKLTSLKGVEVNSQGKVEHHAEKEVQNNSGEKSKNH; translated from the coding sequence ATGAAAACAGAATCACAAAATATACTACAGAATCCTTCCTTCCGCCCATCGCAGAATGCAGACGGAATTTCTCAGAATCATCATGCGGGAATCAACCGTCTGGTAAAACTTTCTCTTGTGATCGAAGGAAAAGTGATTAAATACTACAAGCATTTTCAACTTACCCAAAGTACAAAACGTCACCACCGATTCAGCGTGACATTGGCTCATGATGCTTTAGGCGACCGACAGACTCATACCCTTGAAGAAGCCAATAAATTTCTCGGAAAACGTTTAACAGCCGTTATTTCCTACAAAGATATTGAAAGCAGCCCCGAAAGAACCTTTGTAGGAGTCATTACAGGAGTAGGTTTCAGTCAGGAAAAAATGAGTCTTGGAAATATTGTGTTAACAGGGTACAGTCCCACCATCTTACTCGATGGAGCACCTCATATTCAGAGTTTTGGAGGAAGTTCGCCCGTTAATATGGGAATTATTGCCAATGAAGTCATCAAACAGGGAATCGATTCCAGCCGTTTTGATGTAAGAGTGGATACCAACGATTATTCACAGATTATTTACAGCAGTCAATACGATGAAACACATTACAATTATCTGGCAAGAATGGCTGAAGCCTATGGCGAACAGTTTTATTATGACGGCGAAGTATTGCATTTTGGAAAACTTCCGCCTCAGAACAAACCAATCAAGCTAACCTACGGAAGCAGCGCAAATGATATTAAAGTTGAATTAAAAGCAGTACACACAAAACCCCAGTTTTACGGTTACAACAGCAGTAAACATGAAAAACTGACTTCGGGTGAAACGCCGGTTCACCATGTAGGAGATTTGGCAAAAACAGCTTATTCCCACAACGAAAAAATATATAAAACACCTGCATTACAGGTTGCGCCCATTAAAGCTTCCACTCATCTTGATGTGGAATATTCTCAGAAAAGTGCGGCGGGAAGTGAAGCGGTGAGCGTATTTTCATTTTCAGGAAATACAACCGTTCCTTTTTTGCATCCGGGTTGTGTGGTGGATGTTCAGATGAGAAAACTAGACAGCAATGAATCCGATTATTTTACGAGAATCATGGTGACGGAAGTTACTCATGAAATTGATACCATCGGTCATTACAAAGGAAGCTTCGAAGGAATTGCTTCAGACACCGGATTTTTACCTAAACCTGAATTTAAAATTCCAAAGGCAGAACCGCAGATCGCCACTGTAATTTCCAATACAGATCCAGAAGGACAGGGAAGAGTTCAGGTAAGATTCGACTGGCAAACCAACGATACAACGCATTTTATCAGAATGATGAGTCCCGATGCGGGAGGAACCGATCAGGTGAACCAAAACAGAGGTTACGTCGCGATTCCCGAAGTGGGGGATCAGGTGATGGTGAATTTCGTTCACAGTCATCCCGACCGGCCTTTCGTAATGGGCGGAATGTTCCATGGCGGAATCGGGCTCGGCGGCGGAGTGGATAACAGAGTAAAATCTATCCAGACGAGAAGCGGCCACAGAATTATTTTTACAGAGGATGAAAGCATCGTAATTACCGATAAATCAGGAAATAAAATTCATTTAGATACCACAGGAAGCAATATTACCATTACAGCTCCTGAAACCATGACTTTCAACTGCCGGAACATGAACATCAACGTCGGCGAAAATATGAGCACCAATGTCGGGATGAATAAATCCGACACCATTATGGCAAATTATACGGAAAGTGTAGGTTCTATGAAATATCTTTCTACAGGAGCCGATTTCATGACGAATGTTGTCGGAAAAATGAGTCATTATGTAAAAGGCGATATGGAAGTCTACGGTGAAAAAGAACATAAATTAACCAGCCTTAAAGGCGTTGAGGTTAACAGTCAGGGAAAAGTGGAACATCACGCAGAAAAAGAAGTTCAGAACAATAGTGGCGAGAAATCTAAAAATCACTAA
- a CDS encoding lytic transglycosylase domain-containing protein produces MNPNLKNIFLTAIVLLCSHFTNAQFLAASDTSESSVKRYKSIINANREIVDFIEYSLVQKGLPRHLRNLALIESHFNRNIASGAGAVGVWQFMTAHANQYGLTEQNRTDLYKSTKTATVSLANLYKKYNNWITVVAAYNCGEGNIAKAMTAANSTQYHIFYKFLPEETINHVKKYLNACYATGELQNVLANYNSSRMNTVFFVKGGSGKNNAQLAETEINAGFNLNIIANELDVDVDKLLSWNPGINDELQKKGESTLYLPTDLMPDFLLRKTKILSRSVKEGNARNTTQ; encoded by the coding sequence ATGAACCCAAATCTCAAAAATATCTTTCTTACCGCAATAGTATTGTTGTGTTCTCATTTTACGAACGCACAGTTTCTTGCTGCTTCCGATACTTCGGAAAGCAGTGTGAAGAGATATAAAAGTATTATTAATGCCAATAGGGAAATTGTAGATTTTATCGAATATTCTCTGGTTCAGAAAGGTTTGCCGAGACATTTGAGAAATCTAGCCTTAATAGAATCCCATTTCAACAGAAATATAGCTTCCGGAGCCGGAGCAGTGGGTGTATGGCAGTTTATGACCGCTCACGCGAATCAATACGGATTAACCGAACAAAACAGAACGGATCTTTACAAAAGCACAAAAACAGCAACAGTTTCCTTAGCCAATCTGTACAAAAAATACAACAACTGGATCACCGTAGTTGCCGCTTACAACTGTGGAGAAGGAAATATTGCCAAAGCCATGACCGCTGCAAACTCTACTCAATACCATATCTTTTATAAGTTTTTGCCGGAAGAAACCATCAATCATGTTAAAAAATATCTGAATGCGTGCTACGCAACCGGAGAACTGCAGAATGTTCTGGCAAACTATAATTCTTCAAGAATGAACACCGTTTTCTTCGTAAAAGGAGGAAGCGGAAAAAACAATGCACAACTGGCAGAAACCGAGATCAATGCAGGATTCAATCTCAACATCATTGCCAATGAACTGGATGTAGATGTAGATAAACTCCTCTCCTGGAATCCCGGAATCAACGATGAACTTCAGAAAAAGGGAGAAAGCACATTGTATCTTCCGACCGATCTTATGCCTGATTTTTTATTGAGAAAGACAAAAATTCTTTCAAGATCCGTAAAAGAAGGAAACGCCCGAAACACCACACAATAG